The following are encoded in a window of Penaeus vannamei isolate JL-2024 chromosome 17, ASM4276789v1, whole genome shotgun sequence genomic DNA:
- the LOC113802768 gene encoding uncharacterized protein, which translates to MDKLLQKLRQNMAELSLQGDDFTRQIWHMYATFEEFIDHQQTSGEGSPASRPSPTGTSGNEAPPPPAPPGGLGAHSPRDVVTSLGSVSSHASASSPSRDVAASIPTSRAHMAEVALPQGAMPSASHGAGSHSPLTARDDLALASPRRRRRPRRLRRSVDNPLLDTISAIGDPDSDEGDLLPPAPPPSASSCWGPRLHPDADVVGYAGSNSVDSGYKSACPTPELPDPSAYLDHRLEKRGSLASLASTGSSSGSGGASKPRIAMGTRVMSRVPRSPSSGGNAPSPGLPRRPGSDGSYYDLDQLAGIRGGILGSPPPHATPAEVRNPGFTRYSPRGSPAPQRNASPGGATPRDTHVSRRAASPASPERRPRSASTGSRCSPGTRGRRAPGGLRAGSPLLASTGSLPRAASPGRRPRAPSPAAREESRPPTSWSRHSSPGVAPPSRSLRRPPSPIVGVHDDTDLALLEREIDALLYGGRAGRCDPLAPNPAPDYYDLDSEFAACTCPAFSRPAPSEPHIWAYDTDMHASVRADGGQCVRTPLPKPKFAKKL; encoded by the exons gcGGAGTTGTCCCTGCAGGGCGATGACTTCACGCGTCAAATCTGGCACATGTACGCTACCTTCGAAGAATTCATAGATCACCAGCAGACGTCGGGAGAAGGCAGCCCCGCCTCGCGCCCTTCCCCCACAGGCACCTCCGGGAACGAGGCGCCGCCCCCGCCTGCGCCACCCGGGGGGTTAGGCGCCCACAGCCCGCGGGATGTGGTGACCAGCCTGGGCTCCGTCTCCAGCCAcgcttccgcctcctcccccagTCGCGACGTCGCTGCTTCAATCCCCACCAGCCGCGCCCACATGGCCGAGGTGGCTCTCCCCCAGGGCGCGATGCCCTCCGCCTCCCACGGGGCGGGCTCGCACTCGCCCCTCACGGCGCGCGACGACCTGGCGCTGGCctcgccccgccgccgccgccgtccgcGTCGCCTGAGACGGTCGGTGGACAACCCGCTGCTTGACACCATCAGTGCCATTGGCGACCCGGACAGCGACGAGGGGGACCTGCTGCCCCCTGCGCCGCCCCCGTCGGCGTCCTCGTGCTGGGGGCCGCGCCTCCACCCGGACGCCGACGTGGTGGGCTACGCAGGCAGCAACAGCGTCGACAGCGGCTACAAGAGTGCGTGTCCCACTCCGGAGCTCCCCGACCCCTCGGCCTACTTGGACCACCGCCTAGAGAAGCGCGGCTCCCTGGCCTCCCTGGCCTCCACCGGCTCCTCCTCGGGCAGCGGCGGCGCCTCCAAGCCCCGCATCGCCATGGGGACGCGCGTCATGTCCCGCGTCCCTCGGTCCCCGAGCTCAGGGGGCAACGCCCCCTCGCCGGGCCTGCCTCGAAGACCCGGCTCGGACGGATCCTACTACGACCTGGACCAGTTAGCAGGGATCCGGGGGGGCATCCTGGGGTCGCCGCCCCCGCACGCCACCCCTGCTGAAGTCAGAAATCCCGGGTTTACCCGCTACTCACCCAGGGGATCCCCCGCTCCCCAGCGCAATGCGTCCCCCGGAGGAGCCACCCCTCGGGACACGCACGTGTCTCGTCGGGCCGCCTCGCCCGCCTCTCCCGAGCGGCGGCCCCGAAGCGCGTCGACAGGATCGCGGTGCTCGCCGGGCACCAGGGGGCGGCGAGCCCCCGGCGGCCTCCGCGCCGGCTCGCCCCTCCTGGCGTCCACGGGGTCGCTTCCACGGGCGGCGTCTCCGGGGCGGCGGCCGCGCGCCCCCTCGCCCGCCGCCAGGGAGGAGTCGCGCCCCCCGACCTCATGGTCCAGACACTCCTCCCCGGGCGTGGCGCCGCCCTCGCGCTCCCTTCGGCGTCCACCGTCGCCCATCGTGGGCGTGCACGACGACACAGACCTCGCGCTGCTGGAGCGGGAGATCGACGCGCTGCTGTACGGGGGTCGGGCGGGGCGCTGCGACCCCCTCGCCCCGAACCCTGCACCGGACTACTATGACCTGGACTCGGAGTTCGCGGCCTGCACTTGCCCCGCCTTCAGCAGACCTGCACCCTCAG AGCCACATATCTGGGCGTATGACACAGACATGCATGCAAGTGTGCGTGCAGATGGAGGCCAGTGCGTGCGGACACCGTTACCCAAACCCAAATTCGCCAAAAAGCTATAA